From the Rhinopithecus roxellana isolate Shanxi Qingling chromosome 5, ASM756505v1, whole genome shotgun sequence genome, the window TGCACGATCTTCTGTGCGGTGGGGTTGCCACGGGGAGaaccctccctggcctctcccggTGCAGGCTCCACGCTGTCGGCCAGGCTCACCTCACGAAGATCTtcggagagagggaggcaggggtcTGAGTACAGTGCGAGCCTCCCCTGCTCCTGCCTGCCCACCCCGCCTGAGGGCTCTACTCACCACCCTGCTCCTCCACAGCCCCAAGCTCCTGGGGGCTGGGGCCCCTGGAGCGGGCTCATCAGCCGGGTTCTGGGCAGTGGGGGGGAATTTGTCCCGCCCCTCGTGGTCGCTCACAAGCGGCAACACCAGCTCCTGCAGTTCCAGCAGCTTCACCTGCAGGGAGGGGTGCTCAGCTGCCACGCCTGAGCTGGCTTCACCTCCCATGCCCACCTCCACCCCCGCAGAGACGTTGCATGCCCTCTACCTTCATCTCCTCGTTCTGAGCCGGCCTGATGACGTCCTCCTTCTCCTGGTGCAGAGTGTTTGGCACTGCCCCCTGGCTCTCATATTCGGTGATGTACTCTCCTGCGAGAGGACAGGACTCAGACACTGGGGCCCCTCTGAAGGCCCCGCAGCTCCCCCTGCCATGCCCTGGCCTCCTGCTCACTCATGCCCTCTGTTGCTCCAGAGAGCTGGATGAATCCAAGCTCTAATTTTTCCACCTGCTCCTTCCTGTCCGCCTTCTTCGAGAGGTCCATAAAGCTGCTCTGGAGCCAAAATAATGGGGTCACATCTCGGGAGTGACCTGTCCTTCCCCGCCCCCACCTTTCTTGGGCCCATGCCAGAACTCACCTTCTGCTGCTCCATGGCCCCCTGCAGGGCCCGGTAGGTCTCTCCACACACAGACTCATCCCCAGTCCCTGGGGCCAGGCCCATGACTCTGGCTCCCTCCAGGGACCACAGAGGAAGGTGTCAAAGTAGGGCAGGGAAAGTCAGACTCACCATGGCCTCCTGGCACTCCAGGTCCTCTGGGATGTTTGGCATGAGCCGAggtgcctcctcctcctcaccgTCCAGATGTCCTCCTTCATCTCCTGTGGGGAGGTGGCCAGAGGGGTCCTCAGACAACCCATCTAGGGCGGTACTGCGGGcccacctctccccaccctcaCTGTGTAACCCTGAGCCAGGCCCTCCCCAGAGGGGAATGAGctgctgttctttatttttccttttaagaaccaagatcttgctatattgcccaggcacaGTCCTGCTACCAGTCAGTGTGGGAATTCTGAACTGCTTCCTTTCTGATCTGGGCCAGTTCACTCATCCTTAGGCAACCAGGTGGCCCCCtgatcccaggaggtcaccatattCATGCCGAGCTTAGTGCAGACACCCGGTCAGCATAATGACTATCTGTTCTAAAGGTCTCTTCCAACCCCCTCAATCCTATGCTGTTAATAGTTCCCCCTTCCTCCTGGGGCTGTCTCCTCTTCCTCTGAGTGGTCTCCTGTACCTTCTCCAGGGATAGCCATGAGGCTCAACTGGGCCTCTAGCTGTTGATTCTGCTGGCTGGCAGCTTCTAGGTGCTCCTAAGGGGACgggaaacagagtgagaaggCACGGAAGTTGCCAGGTTGTCCCCCTTGGGGCCCTGTCCTCAGCAACTCCCTCCCCTGGGTCTCCTGCAACTTTTGGCAGGCCATCTCAGCCACTGCTTTGCCCCAAGcttcctgctgctgcagctggtCCATGAGCTGGGTCTGCAGCAGTAACTCCCTGTGCACGCCTCCTTCTCGGAGGTCAGCTGCTGATAGGTGGCCACGTACTGCTGCAGGTGACCCAGGTACTAGTCTCACTGCTGCTGCAGACTCTGAGACTCTTGGCTCTTCAGCTCCAGCTGCAGGAAGACCCTGGGCATGAGGGCACATGGTGGCTGGTTTCCAGATTCTGGGCCCATTAATAGGGTAGTGAGAGCACTGTGGGGCTCTTACCTGCCCAGGACCCTGGCCCCTTGCTCCAGGCCTAAGAGACTTCCTCCCTTGCCTAGAACCCCatgcctccttccccagcctcaaatctcatgtcctcctTCCTACCATTTAAACTGTAGGCTACAGACTGGTGGAAAAGCAGAGGGAGCCAACGACCATCTGCTAAGTGTGCTACAAGCCTAATTCTttccatgtattatctcatttaatcctcagcacCTCTGCAAGAAAAATGCTAACTTCCTTTTGAAGTTAAAGAAACAGAGACCCAGAGATGAAAAGTAGCTGAACGGTGACCAGTGGAACTGAGGCCAGAATCCAGGTTGAATCTAAggaggcttttttgttttgttttgggatagagtgtcactctgtggccaaggctggagtgcagtggtgcaatctcagctcactgcaacctccacctcccgtgctcaagtgattctcatgcctcagcctcctgagtagctgggattacaggcttgtgcccaccacgcctgcctaattttttgttgttgtaattttagtagagatgaggtttcgccatgttggccaggctgttctcaaactcctgacctcaagcgtttctcctgcctcagcctcccaaagtgctgggattacaggcatgagctaccaccccGGGCATAAGGAACCTCTTATACCAGTCTCTTCCCCTATAATTGGGGGGCTCCATGCCTCTAGCTGGGATGATGATGTCCAGACCTGGGAGGAGCCCAGGGCTACCCACCTCTAAAAGTCAGAGGGCAGGAAGCAAGAAACAGATATAGGGCTACTCTGGAGGGGCTGGGGTCACCTTCCCTCCAGCTAGAGCTGCCTTTGGCCTGGgacctcccctccccagaggctgGTGCCCGCCTCCCAGCCCTTCTTGGATGGGGCAGAGGTTACCGTCTCCTTCACCTCACTCAGTTTCTCCTGCTGCTCCTTTACTTGTTGCTCCAACTGCAGAGCGCTCTTGTTGTCGTGTCTGGACAGAGAGAAGCAATCAGTGGCCATCCACTGCAGCTGGAGAACCCTGAACTTGGTGTCTGTCTCCCATGTCACCAGGAAGGGTGGAGGCAGGTTAGAAAAATCACCCCCTCTCCCCCACAGCCATCAGAGCAGGGCCTGATGAGCTCTGGCTCACAGGTGCCTTTAGAAGTACCATGTCATGTGAGGGCTACactgccccattttacaggtggggaaacaaGGGCCTGGAGGGCTAGGGATGAGGGCAACCCACCAGATCTTTGAAGCTGCACTGTGGCTCAGCCAGCTGCTTGTCGAGCTTTTGGTTCTGGGAGAGTGCGAGCCTCTCCTCCTGCATTCgcagcctctcctcctgctttcgtagcctctcctccttctcccacagCCTCTCCTCCTGATCCCACAGCCTCTTCTCCTGCTTTTgcagcctctcctcctcctttcgcAGTCTCTCCTCCTGCTTTCgcagcctctcctcctgcttTCGCAGCCTCTCACCCTGCTCCTGAAGCCTCTCCTTTTGCTCACACAGCCTCTCCTGCTCCCGAAGactcctctcctcctgctcccggaGCCTCTTCTCCTGCTCCTGAAGCCTCTCCTTTTGCTCCTTGCTCAGGAGACTCAAGGCCTGATTGTTTTCCACCTGGGATTGGAGTTTTCCCACCAAACTCTCCACCTCCTTCCTCAGGTGTTTGGCCTCATCTTGTAGCTGCTCCACCTCAGAGGGCCCTGCTGGGGGCGCTGGGGATGGGGGCTCAGCTGAGAAAGGAAGCAGACAATGAGGGCCTCTGGATTCCCTctgccaccccctccccccaccaaaaaaaaccaAGCCTCCTCTTGATGCACAGCTCCTCTCAGGCTTCCCAATCTTGGTCTCACTGCTAATGATTCCTCGCACCCGATGGAAGCCAATTTCCCAGCCATGTCAGATAGAGAGCACTGTGGGTGGCTGACAACGGGCACTCCTCCCTCTTTGCTGATGGGGACCCTGAGGCTCGTGGAGATGACAAGACTTGCCAGTCTCCTGGCACAGAACctctttccctctgcctcaaagcccttccatccacccacctccctggGGCACTCTAAGTCACCCCACAGCCCTCTGATGCCAGTCCTGCTCCCAGGTCACACCAGCCCCATCTTACCTATGTGGGGTTTGAGTTCGGACAAGCTCCTCTCCAGCTCCTGTATCCGATGTATGTCAcgcttcttctcctccttcaatGCTGAGCCTGCCCAAAGCACAGGGGGAAAGGGCCCTGGAGAGAGGGGCTGGTGGCTGGACAAGCTACCATCTCCCTCTCTGCCCTCACCTCCACAAAGCCCAGACCCATGACCACCTCCGGCTATactagtcccattttacagatgcccAGAAAGATCCAGTGACCCATCTAAGGTGGGGGCTGAAGGGTCAGGTCTCACCTCCACCGACATTTTCCGCATCCTCTCCTGCCACCGGGCCCTCTCTCCTTTTATATGTTGAGCATACTCATCTCTCTGTAGCTGGACTTGTTTAAGTGACTCTGTCATCTGCAAGCATGGGCACAGAAGTTAGGAAGGGCTGTCACTGGTCCTCACCTGCTCCTGGTCAGCTGGGATCATCTTCCCTCCACATCCCTCCCTCTGCAAAGCCTCACCTGTGTCACGTGTGCGTTCAGCAGCGCCCGCTCCTTTCTGGTCTGCTGTAACTGCCGCTGGAGGACTGCTTCACTGCGGCTCGAGGACTGGATGTGAAGAGTGAGAAGTTTTGATCTGGGGAGCCCGGGCAGTGCCCCTGAAAAGGGCTAGGGCTAGGCTCAGTATACAACTCGGTCAGTAAAGATCAAGGCATTTCCAAGCCCGTGGCCTGGTTTTTAAAAGAACTCAGTAAAGTTGGAAGGGACAGGGAAAGAGATCGAATTTACAGCTGGCTAACGGAGGCCCAGAGAGATCAGATAATACTGCAATTGTTATTACTGTGATTACTACCACTGTTTGAACCTTTATGGAGTGCTTCACCGGGTGCCATGCTAACAATcccatttaaccctcacaaccaCCATATGAGACAGTTACTAGGATAACCTCTATTGCGTAGATGAAAATCATGGAGTGTTTGAGGTTAAGTGCTTGCCTAAGATCACTtagacagagctgggatttgaacaccCAGGTCTATCCAATTCTCTAAGCCCATTTTTTCTTGCTACGGGTGGGGGCGCAGATAGAAAGGGGGAATTAatcttttgttcactttttgaAAGGAAGATACATTCGCATAGTTCAAAACTCAGAAAGTACAGAAGGGAAGTGTCTCCCAGCCACCCTGTTACTCTCTCCTGAGGTTTTTAATGAAATGCTTATGCTTACAGAcatgttttatgtatattatcatagtacatacacacacacagacacagaagcacacacacacacagacacacatacatacaacttTCCTCTCTCTACAGAAATGGTGACATACTAAAGGCACTCTTCTGTACCTTCACAGTACAAGTACCCGATACCCCACCTAGGACTTGGCCAAGGCCACAGCCAGGTAAGGGCAGGACAGGCACTTGGCGTCCCAGTTCTGCGTCCAGTGTTCGCTCCCCACAGTGCCCCCAACTCACCCACAGCAGCTGACTCAGCCCCAGGCTGCCTCTAACAACCATACACAAAAGCAGCGAGAAATGAGCATGCTGCCTTCTGGGCAGGACACTGCATCCTGCAGAAGGGACCTTTAGGCTCACTCCTGCATCTGGGAAGCCGGGCTGCCAGGGGACGGGGCAGCTGGTTGGACTCACCCTGTCCTCTTCGCGCTGCTGGGTAGACACAGCAGAGAGAGCCCGCTCCAATTCTTGAGCACGCTGTAAGGAGTATTGCAGGCGGCCGGCCAGATCCTTGGACTCTTCTGTAATgagagaggttgaggtggggcaCAAAGGAGTCCCCCTAAAGTGCCAGTGTCAAAGTGCCAGGTTGAAGGATGACGGGGTGCCCAGATTCCCACCTTCGAAGTGTCTGGCGGCACGTTTAGTATGGTAAAGGGTGGTCTTCAAGTCTGCCTTTTCCAATGTGAGGATGTTGATTGTCTGGAATTGAACGTTTGGGAGAAAAGCCAAGCAAGtgctgaaagagaaggaaagaaacattctcCGGAGGACAGGAGAAAACTCCCCACCCTCCACTCACCTCTAACTGCTCCGTTTGTGCTCTGTGTATTtccttgtttgctttcttttcctgctaggaagaggaagacagagctcTTATCcgggggaggcagagatggcacagCAAGAGACATGCCCCCAGCATGCCACCAATGCCCCAGGACAGGCACACCCATGGGACCAGGTTATCAGGGACCCTGTGGGCATGGGGTGGAATCTGAGGGGTGAGCCTTCTTCCCCAGGTTGGGAGTGGGTGAGACGAGACTGACGCCTCTACATCTGAGTGCCCCCCAAACCCAGCAGTCATGTTGTGTGCAAACAAAGAAATCACGTTACTTCTTCCAGCTGATGTTCCACTTGTTTCTTCTGTTGTTTCTGTGGGGAGAGTCAAATTCAGGTGACTGAGGGGGGCCCCCTCAACTCTATTCCCCAGACCAGGAAGTTGTAGGCAGGGACCAGGAATGGATTTTAAAGGCAAAGTTCTCAGACCCAATGGCAACACGAACTGGTCAACTCTCCTCAAGCTCCCAAAGACAGAGGATTTGGGTCTTTGTTGGTTTTTGCCCACAGCCACAGAACTCAAAGTCTGAATCTGGATTCTCTCAAAAGGACAGTAACATAAACCTCTAGAGATGGAGTCTGAGAAAGGCCCACCCTTCTGCCAGCTTGTGATTTAGAAAGAtgtgttcattcaacaaacatttactgaacacataCAGGCCAGGTACGGGTCTTCACAGCAGACATACAGGACAGAAAAGGACAGACAGGAACCCTTGGCCCTGAGGTTTCTATTCCAGGGGCATTTCAATCTCGGACTGTCAGAGCTTAAAGAGATCTTTGATACTCTCTACCTCCTCTGGAAACATGAGCCCAAGGAGGAGAGGTGGCTTGTCCAGACTCAAGGAGCAAATTAGGGACTGAGTCAGGGCAGAAATACGGGGCCCCTTACAACCCTCACTTTCCTGAGAGGCGACAACCCCAGGGCGTGTGTGGCAAGGACTGGAGCAGGGATGTCTGAAGCAGAGAGAGTCAGCAAAGAGGGCAGTGACAGAAGAGCCATGCTGCATGCTCCTTGCTCTGGGGTCCCCCCAGGTGAGGCCTGGGTGCTTCAGCTCCCCATCTGCCCTTCGGACCAGGGGCCCTCAGCCCCTTTCTTCAGAGCCCCAAGGGGAAACTAAAACCCAGGATGGGCAGCACGGAATCACGGGACCCCACTGGACTCTTACCAAAGATTCTATGTTTTCATTGAGTTGATTGATTGTTGCGGAGCTTGAGTCCAGGGCTACTTCCAGTTCTTGGTACCGGCTCTGAGGTGCACGCAGAGAGGAGGAGTTGAAGGACGATTGTGGGGAGAGGTAGAGAGAACAATCATTAGGGCTGGGGTGTGTGGGGCTGTCTCAGCTGGCAGAGGGGCACCCAGCCCCTGCCGTGAGAGGAGCTTCGGGGGCTGGCATGCAGGGTCACTGCACCTCGGCCCAGGGCCTCTTACCTCCAGACCCTTCAGGGTAGCAGATGATGCAGGggtaatagaaattaaaaaaaaaaaaaaagaaagaaaacttacacGGGATACAGTTACGGATAttgagaaagtaaaaaaaaaacagcaaggatattgagaaagtaaaaaaaaaaacagcaaggggctgggcacagtgactcatgcatgtaatcccagcacattgggaggtggaggcggttggatcacttgaggtcaggagttcgagaccagcctggcctacatggtgaaactccatctctactaaaaatacaaagattagcctggcatggtggcagatgcctgtaatcccagctactcaggaggctaaggcaagagaatcacttgaaccccggaggcagaggttgtagtgagccaagattgcaccagcgtactccggtctgggtgacagagtgagactctgtctcaaaaaaaaaaaaaaaagaaaaagaaaaagaaaaagaaaaaagaaaaagagaaaaggaaagaaaaaaaaaaagccccaaatccCACATGCCTGTTCTGTACATTATTCCCAAATTACTTTTAAACTTTAAGGTATGTCTCACCATTTCCAAGATGATAAAAGATGCAGGGAAGGAAAAAACCCAATCAATCAAGCAGGTGAAGAAGCAGACATAAACAGGCTGAAGGATAATgccagcaaaataaaaataagccagagGCAAAGTATCCCCCAAACCAGAGAAGCCTCAGGGGCATGCACAGCTGGAGACAGCAAGCCAGAGAGGGGTCCTGGCACTGCCTCACCTTCCACTTGTGCAATGGGGGAGCGCTACCCCACTGGAATGGTGAAGGTTGGACACCAGCACCTTCAGAATGTCCTGAATCTACAtgaggtgaaaagggaaaaacaagGGCAGGGGGAGAAAGACAGAAGTGGCTTAGAGAGAAGCAAGAAAGTCAGGGTAGGAGGAAGATGTGGGTTCAGGAAAACTGAAATGCTGAAGAAGAGCAGAGGAGATTAAAACCATGGCCTGTGCCATTCTTCCAAATGGCCACCTGCTGCCTTGCCAGGGGCAGGAACAAATAGATGGAAAATTCCCCTGAGCGATGCAGTCACAGAGTAGAGTCACCTGACCAATGCAGCTCTTAATACGCTCACTGGACCCCTCTCCTCAGGCCCAGGGCATGGGCGATGAATCTGGTAAAGCTCCAGACCTCCACCTCCATTAAAAAACCCAGACTCCTGAGTAAGGGTTCACTTGAACTAAGGGGGCTCCAGCCAAAAAGCAAGTGTGAAAGACACTGATCTTATCCAGTATCatcttacagaggaggaaactgaggcccaggggaaGAAGTGATTTTTCTGTGGTCACCCAGCAAGCTGGTGGCAAGTTAGATCTTCTCTTACTCCTAGTGCCTGGGGCTTTCCTCACCACACACTGGGCCCTTTCAGTGACTCCTAAAGGGACAGCCTGATGGCAAGTGTCTGAACTCATTGGCCCAGCATCCCCTTGAGACTGGGGATGAGAAAAATCAAGCAGCAATGACCATTTCCTGGGTGTCCTGGGTATTTACAGCGGCCAAGTACTAGGGattaacataaaaacaacaacaaggaatctcatttaatcttcaaaaatgGAAGTCAAACAATACTGAAAAGAGAGGTCCAAAGAGCTCAAGCAACTTGCCCTAAGTCAGATCCCTAGCACATGgagaggcaggattcaaacccagaattcTTAACCAGTACCCAACAAACTCAACAATTACCCTCTACTGCCCCTTGGGTCCCCTGTCCCCAGGAATCTGACCAGCCAAGACTCACATCCCCAGGTGAGTGGCAACCACCAGAAGTGGTTGTCTCAGGGCTACtgccagtatttttctttttcgtCTTCGCTCCTGCCGGAACACCAGGGCTGTTCCTCTGCTGATATTCTTTTAGCTGTGGGAAAGAAGAGCAGTAATACTCATGAGGACTACCAGCCCCTACAGCCACATCCTCCTTTACAGTTTTTGCAAAAAAATCTTATGCACCATCTGATTTAATGCCACCAACAACTGTACAAGGTGTTGTCACAATCACTTAGTGACTGAGAGGGATTGATATTATGGCTAAAAAACAAAGGGGCGGGGCAATAATGGAACTTAAACTCAGTTTTCTGACTCCAAGCTCTGGGGTTTTCCACAAATCAACAGCTGCCAGGGACCAAAACCAGAGGCAGAGGTAGAAAAGTAAACATTAAGCAGTCAAGAACTGCACACTGTGTGGTTTAGAGTCATACATCCTCACATGTCTGTTAGTGTGAATAAGTGCACCAGTATCTCTCAAACTTTTATATCAATGTGTCCTCATGACACAAGGCAACTTTTTTGTTAAATCTGGCAATTTATCAGAAAGAGGACAACCCAAGTCTCATTTCAAAGAAAAGTCTGGTGTGCTCTTAGAAACCTATGTGACCGTCATCCCTAAGTACATTAAGGCTTTTTCCTCTCTCAAGAGAATCAAGGGAAACTGATGCTTCAGAAAGATCTCCCACATTTATCCTGTGGCACTCAAAGTACCAAAGTTGAGATGATATGAGGAAGACTCAAGCTGTCAAGTTCAGTTTTCCAAGATCTATTCCACAGAAGATGAGCAAATGTCACTTCAGAGACCACTGACTGAAGGGCAGTCTGGTCCCAGAACCATGGAGAATTAGAATATGAGGTGGAGAACTCAGAAAAGTACGTTACAGTCTCTCTGGAGAGTAGAAGGCTGGGAGGGAACCAAACCAAACCCATTCTCCCATTGCCACCCAGAGATACTGTCAACATCTGATCTCACAGGGAAGTGTAGGCTTTTCACAAAGTCAATGTCTATGCAAGGAGAGTAAGGCAACCTGAAACCTGTTGCTCCTAAGTCCCATTGTCCCCATTCCCCTTCCAGCTGGAAATTTGTGCTGTGGCCAGAGGAACCAGAAATGGGGCGAGAATGCTTAGGGGACTGGGTTGTAAGATCATAGGCCAGTCTTGCAGCAGTAATGACAGTTCCTAGGGGGACTGTGACATCACTACATTCCACTcctcctgggggtggggggaaccaCATCAGTGCAATGGCTGAGTCATGCTGATCCATGATGGGGGAGTGGGACACAGGGCTG encodes:
- the LOC104668188 gene encoding LOW QUALITY PROTEIN: golgin subfamily A member 6C-like (The sequence of the model RefSeq protein was modified relative to this genomic sequence to represent the inferred CDS: inserted 1 base in 1 codon) — protein: QPPKVLGLQLKEYQQRNSPGVPAGAKTKKKNTGSSPETTTSGGCHSPGDSRYQELEVALDSSSATINQLNENIESLKQQKKQVEHQLEEEKKANKEIHRAQTEQLETINILTLEKADLKTTLYHTKRAARHFEEESKDLAGRLQYSLQRAQELERALSAVSTQQREEDRSSSRSEAVLQRQLQQTRKERALLNAHVTQMTESLKQVQLQRDEYAQHIKGERARWQERMRKMSVEVRALKEEKKRDIHRIQELERSLSELKPHIAEPPSPAPPAGPSEVEQLQDEAKHLRKEVESLVGKLQSQVENNQALSLLSKEQKERLQEQEKRLREQEERSLREQERLCEQKERLQEQGERLRKQEERLRKQEERLRKEEERLQKQEKRLWDQEERLWEKEERLRKQEERLRMQEERLALSQNQKLDKQLAEPQCSFKDLRHDNKSALQLEQQVKEQQEKLSEEHLEAASQQNQQLEAQLSLMAIPGEGDEGGHLDGEEEEAPRLMPNIPEDLECQEAMSSFMDLSKKADRKEQVEKLELGFIQLSGATEGMREYITEYESQGAVPNTLHQEKEDVIRPAQNEEMKVKLLELQELVLPLVSDHEGRDKFPPTAQNPADEPAPGAPXPQELGAVEEQGDLREVSLADSVEPAPGEAREGSPRGNPTAQKIVQLIPVMQDTQEHPGLASKPCVPFFYRAAENREINIIII